One window from the genome of Oreochromis niloticus isolate F11D_XX linkage group LG20, O_niloticus_UMD_NMBU, whole genome shotgun sequence encodes:
- the LOC102081346 gene encoding uncharacterized protein LOC102081346 isoform X2 — protein MLKKLLQYARSGKIGTTGTGFGIFFAFMYLQAKMCACSGHTFDCNEMVVVPVFLIFFLVLLIDQTFRSTAEHPSTFLCIVLKRVIRAFLISLLWIVAVLLFTDWYSCCTTDEKKRKLFCEPEGLTANETAQITELQMKSKLAAYSLLLSMTLAAFFMTWSGWRKWFEEKYSWCNKKTFYYKLILEEEKKVLEELLRKEANETLTKEIMSNIKRKDWDGCLNVAQQMINKAKHQKPEATNQQINWISEGSSNRGGQHHQAAAHQQRSETANHYLMNPPERGL, from the exons ATGTTGAAAAAACTCCTGCAATATGCTCGTAGTGGAAAAATCGGCACCACTGGCACAGGCTTTGGGATTTTCTTCGCATTTATGTATCTGCAGGCCAAGATGTGCGCTTGCTCAGGCCACACTTTCGATTGCAATGAAATGGTGGTCGtgcctgtttttttaatatttttcctgGTGCTCCTGATAGACCAGACATTTCGGAGCACAGCGGAGCATCCATCCACGTTTTTATGCATTGTACTCAAGCGCGTTATCAGAGCGTTTCTAATCAGTCTGCTGTGGATTGTAGCTGTGTTGCTTTTCACAGACTGGTATAGCTGCTGTACCACTgatgaaaaaaagaggaagctgTTCTGCGAACCTGAGGGTCTCACAGCTAATGAAACAGCTCAAATAACTGAGCTGCAAATGAAGTCAAAG CTTGCTGCTTACTCTCTGCTCCTCAGCATGACTCTTGCAGCTTTCTTCATGACTTGGAGTGGATGGAGAAAATGGTTTGAAGAAAAATACAGTTGGTGCAACAAGAAAACGTTTTACTACAAACTGATTttggaagaagagaaaaaagttcTGGAGGAGCTTTTGAGGAAAGAAGCAAATGAAACTCTGACTAAAGAAATCATGAGCAACATAAAAAGGAAAGACTGGGACGGCTGTTTAAATGTTGCTCAACAAATGATCAATAAAGCAAAACATCAAAAACCAGAAGCAACCAACCAGCAGATCAACTGGATCAGTGAGGGGAGCTCCAACAGAGGGGGGCAGCATCATCAAGCAGCAGCACATCAGCAG AGATCAGAGACAGCGAACCATTATTTGATGAATCCTCCTGAAAGAGGATTATGA
- the LOC102081346 gene encoding uncharacterized protein LOC102081346 isoform X1, giving the protein MLKKLLQYARSGKIGTTGTGFGIFFAFMYLQAKMCACSGHTFDCNEMVVVPVFLIFFLVLLIDQTFRSTAEHPSTFLCIVLKRVIRAFLISLLWIVAVLLFTDWYSCCTTDEKKRKLFCEPEGLTANETAQITELQMKSKLAAYSLLLSMTLAAFFMTWSGWRKWFEEKYSWCNKKTFYYKLILEEEKKVLEELLRKEANETLTKEIMSNIKRKDWDGCLNVAQQMINKAKHQKPEATNQQINWISEGSSNRGGQHHQAAAHQQAQKYELQALSQEIRDSEPLFDESS; this is encoded by the exons ATGTTGAAAAAACTCCTGCAATATGCTCGTAGTGGAAAAATCGGCACCACTGGCACAGGCTTTGGGATTTTCTTCGCATTTATGTATCTGCAGGCCAAGATGTGCGCTTGCTCAGGCCACACTTTCGATTGCAATGAAATGGTGGTCGtgcctgtttttttaatatttttcctgGTGCTCCTGATAGACCAGACATTTCGGAGCACAGCGGAGCATCCATCCACGTTTTTATGCATTGTACTCAAGCGCGTTATCAGAGCGTTTCTAATCAGTCTGCTGTGGATTGTAGCTGTGTTGCTTTTCACAGACTGGTATAGCTGCTGTACCACTgatgaaaaaaagaggaagctgTTCTGCGAACCTGAGGGTCTCACAGCTAATGAAACAGCTCAAATAACTGAGCTGCAAATGAAGTCAAAG CTTGCTGCTTACTCTCTGCTCCTCAGCATGACTCTTGCAGCTTTCTTCATGACTTGGAGTGGATGGAGAAAATGGTTTGAAGAAAAATACAGTTGGTGCAACAAGAAAACGTTTTACTACAAACTGATTttggaagaagagaaaaaagttcTGGAGGAGCTTTTGAGGAAAGAAGCAAATGAAACTCTGACTAAAGAAATCATGAGCAACATAAAAAGGAAAGACTGGGACGGCTGTTTAAATGTTGCTCAACAAATGATCAATAAAGCAAAACATCAAAAACCAGAAGCAACCAACCAGCAGATCAACTGGATCAGTGAGGGGAGCTCCAACAGAGGGGGGCAGCATCATCAAGCAGCAGCACATCAGCAG GCACAAAAGTATGAGCTTCAAGCATTGTCACAAG AGATCAGAGACAGCGAACCATTATTTGATGAATCCTCCTGA